ATTCAGCAATCCGCAATTGCTGCGACCTCAATACTGGCTATTGAATGGCCAACAATTGCATCCTGCTCCACGCACCAGAAACGGCGGTGGGCAGGGACTCGGCCTAGCCGAAAACTTTACCGCCAACCCACTCGATTCCTTTAATCAGGTAGGTCAGTCCGATGTCCGCCACAAACAAATAGGCGGCGAAGAAGAAAATCGCCAGCACGCAGATCAACGTCGTGTTGATAACTTCCTGCTGGGACGGCCACGAAACCTTTTTCATTTCCAGCACGACTTCGTGCCAGAAGTTGCGGATGTTCCCAAGAAAACCGCCTGAGCCTTCCGACCGTACAGGCTTCTCTTTTTCTTCTTCCATCAGCGCTACTCCTTCTTGTGTGCGCGATGCTGCCATTTCGTAAACCTCAAAAACTGGCGCGTAGTAATAAACCAGTGAAAATCGTGCCCACCCTACAAACTGTGTATTGCTGGCGGGCGCAAAATGGCAGGGGTATCAGGATTCGAACCCGAACTTTCGGTTTTGGAGACCGACGTGCTAACCATTAACACTATACCCCTGCAATCAACCTAGAATTTAGGCCGCGAGCTTATTTGGTCTCGCGGTGCGGCGAATGCTTACGGCACTTGCGGCAAAACTTTTTGAATTCGAGGCGCCCGGTGGTCTTCTTCTTGTTCTTCGTCGTGAAATAGTTGCGATCTTTGCACTCAGTGCACTGCAAAACGATGTTATCTCTCATAGCTTGTTCAGTCGTCGTAGCCGATCAAAGGCTACTGGTTATTCGATGATGTCCGAAA
This genomic interval from Acidobacteriota bacterium contains the following:
- the secE gene encoding preprotein translocase subunit SecE, which produces MEEEKEKPVRSEGSGGFLGNIRNFWHEVVLEMKKVSWPSQQEVINTTLICVLAIFFFAAYLFVADIGLTYLIKGIEWVGGKVFG
- the rpmG gene encoding 50S ribosomal protein L33 codes for the protein MRDNIVLQCTECKDRNYFTTKNKKKTTGRLEFKKFCRKCRKHSPHRETK